In Miscanthus floridulus cultivar M001 chromosome 5, ASM1932011v1, whole genome shotgun sequence, one genomic interval encodes:
- the LOC136449856 gene encoding uncharacterized protein isoform X1, with the protein MIDRERAVNGGEHVVVNQVAEEVNPSVEVGFDNCGISPEPDFSVNQEEMQVNNEAPLGCLKPNISQYNSPEQRGGLEGFPENNEKRNDIVAVEKIWEASPIPNQGLSRPFYRQEFYAWPCIYSDYQMVRQPLPYGFDNQFYQINRDHGFPIENRVQYLPFKMLPQGHPHDAQLQEFQYFVVIDFEATCDKVNNPFPQEIIEFPSVLVNSATGKLEECFQTYVRPTYHQFLTDFCKELTGIQQIQVDRGVPLGEALLMHDKWLEDKGIKNTNFAIVTWSNWDCRTMLESECRFKRIRKPPYFNRWINLKVPFQEVYGDVRCNLKEAVQLAGLTWEGRAHCGLDDARNTARLLALMMHRGFKFSITNSLMWQPVPQSTTCQLSPDRSPDPVQQQQKPKEMLGSPVQVNPYATSAGKDRAMHCYCGVLSRWSVVRKPGPMQGRYFFGCGNWTATRRAICPYFAWAS; encoded by the exons ATGATTGATCGCGAACGAGCAG tgaacggaggtgagcacgtggtagttaatcaagttgcggaggaagttaatccgtctgttgaggtcggatttgataattgtggaatatctccggaacctgacttttccgtgaatcaag AGGAAATGCAAGTCAATAATGAGGCACCACTAGGGTGCCTCAAGCCAAATATTTCTCAGTATAACTCTCCAGAGCAGAGAGGTGGACTTGAAGGGTTTCCTGAGAATAATGAAAAAAGGAATGATATTGTTGCTGTGGAAAAAATCTGGGAGGCGTCTCCTATTCCAAATCAAGGCCTTAGCAGGCCCTTCTACAGACAAGAATTTTATGCCTGGCCATGTATTTATTCAGATTATCAAATGGTGCGTCAGCCACTACCTTATGGTTTTGACAACCAATTTTATCAGATAAATAGGGACCACGGTTTCCCTATTGAGAACAGAGTTCAGTATCTTCCATTCAAGATGCTCCCTCAAGGTCACCCCCATGATGCACAGCTTCAGGAATTTCAGTATTTCGTGGTTATTGACTTTGAAGCAACCTGTGACAAGGTGAACAATCCATTTCCCCAAGAAATCATTGAGTTTCCATCTGTCTTGGTTAACAGTGCAACTGGAAAACTCGAAGAATGCTTCCAAACATATGTTCGGCCGACGTATCATCAATTTTTGACCGATTTTTGCAAGGAGCTTACTGGCATACAGCAGATTCAG GTGGACAGAGGTGTGCCTCTAGGTGAAGCCTTACTCATGCACGATAAGTGGCTAGAGGACAAGGGCATCAAGAACACAAACTTTGCTATTGTGACCTGGTCTAACTGGGACTGCCGTACAATGCTGGAATCAGAATGCAGATTTAAGAGAATCAGGAAGCCCCCTTATTTTAACAG GTGGATCAACTTGAAGGTACCTTTCCAGGAAGTGTATGGGGATGTCCGCTGCAACCTGAAGGAGGCAGTCCAGTTGGCTGGCCTTACATGGGAGGGGCGTGCTCACTGCGGGCTTGATGATGCCCGCAATACTGCTCGCCTCCTGGCACTTATGATGCACCGGGGTTTCAAGTTTTCTATCACCAACTCACTTATGTGGCAACCTGTTCCACAGTCAACAACTTGCCAATTATCCCCCGACCGCTCTCCAGATCCAGTCCAACAGCAGCAGAAACCAAAAGAGATGCTGGGATCTCCTGTGCAGGTTAACCCATACGCCACCTCTGCAGGGAAGGACAGAGCGATGCATTGTTACTGTGGAGTGCTGAGCAGGTGGAGCGTTGTGCGCAAGCCAGGACCCATGCAGGGACGGTACTTCTTTGGATGCGGAAACTGGACTGCCACGAGGCGGGCGATCTGCCCATACTTTGCATGGGCCTCGTGA
- the LOC136449856 gene encoding uncharacterized protein isoform X3, whose protein sequence is MQVNNEAPLGCLKPNISQYNSPEQRGGLEGFPENNEKRNDIVAVEKIWEASPIPNQGLSRPFYRQEFYAWPCIYSDYQMVRQPLPYGFDNQFYQINRDHGFPIENRVQYLPFKMLPQGHPHDAQLQEFQYFVVIDFEATCDKVNNPFPQEIIEFPSVLVNSATGKLEECFQTYVRPTYHQFLTDFCKELTGIQQIQVDRGVPLGEALLMHDKWLEDKGIKNTNFAIVTWSNWDCRTMLESECRFKRIRKPPYFNRWINLKVPFQEVYGDVRCNLKEAVQLAGLTWEGRAHCGLDDARNTARLLALMMHRGFKFSITNSLMWQPVPQSTTCQLSPDRSPDPVQQQQKPKEMLGSPVQVNPYATSAGKDRAMHCYCGVLSRWSVVRKPGPMQGRYFFGCGNWTATRRAICPYFAWAS, encoded by the exons ATGCAAGTCAATAATGAGGCACCACTAGGGTGCCTCAAGCCAAATATTTCTCAGTATAACTCTCCAGAGCAGAGAGGTGGACTTGAAGGGTTTCCTGAGAATAATGAAAAAAGGAATGATATTGTTGCTGTGGAAAAAATCTGGGAGGCGTCTCCTATTCCAAATCAAGGCCTTAGCAGGCCCTTCTACAGACAAGAATTTTATGCCTGGCCATGTATTTATTCAGATTATCAAATGGTGCGTCAGCCACTACCTTATGGTTTTGACAACCAATTTTATCAGATAAATAGGGACCACGGTTTCCCTATTGAGAACAGAGTTCAGTATCTTCCATTCAAGATGCTCCCTCAAGGTCACCCCCATGATGCACAGCTTCAGGAATTTCAGTATTTCGTGGTTATTGACTTTGAAGCAACCTGTGACAAGGTGAACAATCCATTTCCCCAAGAAATCATTGAGTTTCCATCTGTCTTGGTTAACAGTGCAACTGGAAAACTCGAAGAATGCTTCCAAACATATGTTCGGCCGACGTATCATCAATTTTTGACCGATTTTTGCAAGGAGCTTACTGGCATACAGCAGATTCAG GTGGACAGAGGTGTGCCTCTAGGTGAAGCCTTACTCATGCACGATAAGTGGCTAGAGGACAAGGGCATCAAGAACACAAACTTTGCTATTGTGACCTGGTCTAACTGGGACTGCCGTACAATGCTGGAATCAGAATGCAGATTTAAGAGAATCAGGAAGCCCCCTTATTTTAACAG GTGGATCAACTTGAAGGTACCTTTCCAGGAAGTGTATGGGGATGTCCGCTGCAACCTGAAGGAGGCAGTCCAGTTGGCTGGCCTTACATGGGAGGGGCGTGCTCACTGCGGGCTTGATGATGCCCGCAATACTGCTCGCCTCCTGGCACTTATGATGCACCGGGGTTTCAAGTTTTCTATCACCAACTCACTTATGTGGCAACCTGTTCCACAGTCAACAACTTGCCAATTATCCCCCGACCGCTCTCCAGATCCAGTCCAACAGCAGCAGAAACCAAAAGAGATGCTGGGATCTCCTGTGCAGGTTAACCCATACGCCACCTCTGCAGGGAAGGACAGAGCGATGCATTGTTACTGTGGAGTGCTGAGCAGGTGGAGCGTTGTGCGCAAGCCAGGACCCATGCAGGGACGGTACTTCTTTGGATGCGGAAACTGGACTGCCACGAGGCGGGCGATCTGCCCATACTTTGCATGGGCCTCGTGA
- the LOC136449856 gene encoding uncharacterized protein isoform X2 translates to MIDRERAEEMQVNNEAPLGCLKPNISQYNSPEQRGGLEGFPENNEKRNDIVAVEKIWEASPIPNQGLSRPFYRQEFYAWPCIYSDYQMVRQPLPYGFDNQFYQINRDHGFPIENRVQYLPFKMLPQGHPHDAQLQEFQYFVVIDFEATCDKVNNPFPQEIIEFPSVLVNSATGKLEECFQTYVRPTYHQFLTDFCKELTGIQQIQVDRGVPLGEALLMHDKWLEDKGIKNTNFAIVTWSNWDCRTMLESECRFKRIRKPPYFNRWINLKVPFQEVYGDVRCNLKEAVQLAGLTWEGRAHCGLDDARNTARLLALMMHRGFKFSITNSLMWQPVPQSTTCQLSPDRSPDPVQQQQKPKEMLGSPVQVNPYATSAGKDRAMHCYCGVLSRWSVVRKPGPMQGRYFFGCGNWTATRRAICPYFAWAS, encoded by the exons ATGATTGATCGCGAACGAGCAG AGGAAATGCAAGTCAATAATGAGGCACCACTAGGGTGCCTCAAGCCAAATATTTCTCAGTATAACTCTCCAGAGCAGAGAGGTGGACTTGAAGGGTTTCCTGAGAATAATGAAAAAAGGAATGATATTGTTGCTGTGGAAAAAATCTGGGAGGCGTCTCCTATTCCAAATCAAGGCCTTAGCAGGCCCTTCTACAGACAAGAATTTTATGCCTGGCCATGTATTTATTCAGATTATCAAATGGTGCGTCAGCCACTACCTTATGGTTTTGACAACCAATTTTATCAGATAAATAGGGACCACGGTTTCCCTATTGAGAACAGAGTTCAGTATCTTCCATTCAAGATGCTCCCTCAAGGTCACCCCCATGATGCACAGCTTCAGGAATTTCAGTATTTCGTGGTTATTGACTTTGAAGCAACCTGTGACAAGGTGAACAATCCATTTCCCCAAGAAATCATTGAGTTTCCATCTGTCTTGGTTAACAGTGCAACTGGAAAACTCGAAGAATGCTTCCAAACATATGTTCGGCCGACGTATCATCAATTTTTGACCGATTTTTGCAAGGAGCTTACTGGCATACAGCAGATTCAG GTGGACAGAGGTGTGCCTCTAGGTGAAGCCTTACTCATGCACGATAAGTGGCTAGAGGACAAGGGCATCAAGAACACAAACTTTGCTATTGTGACCTGGTCTAACTGGGACTGCCGTACAATGCTGGAATCAGAATGCAGATTTAAGAGAATCAGGAAGCCCCCTTATTTTAACAG GTGGATCAACTTGAAGGTACCTTTCCAGGAAGTGTATGGGGATGTCCGCTGCAACCTGAAGGAGGCAGTCCAGTTGGCTGGCCTTACATGGGAGGGGCGTGCTCACTGCGGGCTTGATGATGCCCGCAATACTGCTCGCCTCCTGGCACTTATGATGCACCGGGGTTTCAAGTTTTCTATCACCAACTCACTTATGTGGCAACCTGTTCCACAGTCAACAACTTGCCAATTATCCCCCGACCGCTCTCCAGATCCAGTCCAACAGCAGCAGAAACCAAAAGAGATGCTGGGATCTCCTGTGCAGGTTAACCCATACGCCACCTCTGCAGGGAAGGACAGAGCGATGCATTGTTACTGTGGAGTGCTGAGCAGGTGGAGCGTTGTGCGCAAGCCAGGACCCATGCAGGGACGGTACTTCTTTGGATGCGGAAACTGGACTGCCACGAGGCGGGCGATCTGCCCATACTTTGCATGGGCCTCGTGA
- the LOC136449856 gene encoding uncharacterized protein isoform X4 — translation MRRTRGSHIPGTSQDEHGILDPPPVPPNLADAIAALVNVTVDNVRLLREIAQSNQNMMQGNRGRNHNRQEATYVDFTDTRPPVFTKADEPLEADDWLRTMEQKFDLIPCTEIQKHVFAAQQLRGAAGAWWANLVAMQPAGIPITWAEFRTAFRAHYIPEGVMAMKLDEFLALKQGDQTVMQYVGKFNHLSQYASEHVNTDAKKKKWFMRGLNTKLQTMMTTCTNVTYHEAVNIAIASEEKYRQHKEIKKKKSGLSGSFGGNQKRQRVIYHPVNHYRHPYRPPQFQAGQQSNVRPATTNQNSQQTNASGVPAPTPQGHKYPVSIVASLVISRGNVRIQSSLIQIIRRPLPINNRVKHRTRTTIRMLRRAKMKGRQDGFSIFKLEKFRKGSQ, via the coding sequence atgcgtcgtacgcgtggttcgcatattcctggtacttcacaagatgaacaCGGTATTcttgatccgccaccagttccacccAATTTGGCTGACGCTATTGCGGCGCTAGTCAATGTGACTGTTGACAATGTTCggttgcttcgagagatagctcagagtaatcagaatatgatgcaaggaaaccgtggtcgtaatcataacaggcaggaggctacgtatgttgattttacagatacaagaccaccagtgttcaccaaggccgatgaaccactggaggctgatgattggcttcggaccatggagcagaaatttgatcttattccatgcacggagattCAGAAACAtgtgtttgccgcccaacaacttagaggtgcagcaggtgcttggtgggcaaacctagtggctatgcaaccagctggtattccaataacttgggctgagttccgtactgccttccgagcccattatattccagaaggagtgatggccatgaagctggatgagttccttgctttgaagcaaggggatcaaacggttatgcagtatgtgggaaagtTTAATCATCTttcacagtatgcatctgaacatgtcaatacagatgctaagaaaaagaaatggttcatgcgaggtctgaataccaaactacagacaatgatgactacctgtaccaatgttacttatcatgaggcagtaaatattgcaattgcttcagaggaaaagtatcggcagcataaggagatcaagaagaaaaagagtgggcTGTCTGGATCTTtcggtggaaatcaaaagaggcagagggtgatttatcatccggtaaaccattatcgtcatccttatcgtccgccgcagttccaagccgggcaacaatcaaatgtccgtcctgctacaaCTAATCAGAATTCACAACAGACAAATGCTTCTGGGGTCCCTGCTCCAACACCCCAGGGTCACAAGTATCCTGTTTCAATTGTGGCAAGTCTGGTCATTTCtcgagggaatgtccgtatccaaAGCAGTCTAAtccaaattatcagaaggcccctgccaatcaacaatagggtcaagcacagaacaagaacaacaataagaatgctcagaagggcaaagatgaaaggaagacaggacgggttttctatattcaagctggagaaattccggaaggggagccagtga